Genomic segment of Gasterosteus aculeatus chromosome 4, fGasAcu3.hap1.1, whole genome shotgun sequence:
CAGATGTACCATATCTGTAGTCACTGGTTACTTCATGGCATTACTCTTCTTTGAGCTGTATGTTTAGCCTCGCTGGGTGTGATTGAAAGCAACGTGAGGGTGTGGCGGTGTGTCTATAAAACGAAACGATCAGACGGAAGCAATGGCGGCGGCTTATTGCTCTGGTGAGTAACTTTTTATCCATATCGCTCAAAAATCAATGATTTGTGGTGATTATCTGCAGTGGCTTGTTACTCAAAGCTTCACCACTTTTATGCCCTTTCAAAAAACCCGATATGTGGTCACTTTATGTTCGCTTATGGAACATCTTTCTATATGAGACATTACAATATTATTATATGTTGCTATTGGACCAAACCGAATGGGATTACTTCACACATCGGGGACAATGCGTTAAAACAAGTATGAGCTCTGGATCGGTTGAAGTTAAAGTAGATGAAAAACCTTCTTTACTTTCAGTTTCGTTTATTTTTATGGAGCTCTCTTCGAAGTTCTATTTGGTACTGTTTCTACACAGCGTCTAAAAATAACGAATATCATACGgtaattcttgttttttttagtggAATTTTTGTTATTTAGTTACTATTTTTCACTGAACCAATATCCCTAcagaaaatgtcaacatgacgtCACAGCTGAATGTAGGTCATCACATAGCATCTCTTTAGTTATAAGTGCTCCATTACTGCATTAGAAATAGAAGAgctctttgaatattttttaaggGCAAACTGGGAAAGacatttgtttaatttgtttaacaCCTTCCTTCTCCCCAGAGACGTTGTAGCTTTTaacaaaacaagtaaaaacaGCTTTACATCAAACGCTTGACacttgtttgtttacatttagCCATTTATAGTTACATTTTGATTGACTGCACTGGATGGCCACTTTCACCCAGTGGGGGGTTTTGAATGCATTTGTTCTCCTCTAGATTCGGGGGAAGAATACTCTTCTGGAGAAAGTGGAGAGTTGGACAGTGACGGAAGCTCAGATGAAAAAACTGATTTTCAGGTTTGTTGGGGGGTTGCCATCTTTTTCATAAATACACCTTAAAGCCACGAGAATAGCTCAGTAAACCCACCTGACACAtgttcagctgctgatgagagTTTACTGCCACAGCGATAAAATGCATGACACAAGTGTGCATTCCTCGCCGGTGACGGGAGCAATCCTCCACACTCCCATATTTCAGCTTCACGGGAAAAAGCCCTGCAAGTTTTACAACGGCCGCGGCTGCAAAGACGGCGACAGGTGCTCTTACTTGCACTTCTGCAAGTACGCCCTCACCGGAGGTTGTCGCCGCGGGTCACAGTGTAAGCTGAACCACCCCGGGGCTGCAAGAGAGTCCTCCTCGGACCGATCGACATCTGCTGGTGAGGGACAACGGTTCGACCTTTTAATCGATGGAAATTAAAAGCCGATATCATTCctctttctcttgtttttttttttttttatccaaaccAGCGCCAAAGCTCACCGATGGCCGGTGCTTCCAATGGCAGCTCAACGACGGAAACGGCTGGTTGGAGGTTGCTAATGATCACATCCTCGAGGCCCAGTACTCGCTGCCGCACACCCAGAGCATCAAAATCTTCAACACCTCTTACGGGTGAGAGACGCACGTGAACCCACGCTTGACGGTGCGCGGCCCCCctccctgctccctctctccctcaccctccctccctccctctctctctctctgtgcagggCAGTGAGCATCGACTTCAACAGGATGAGGGTGTCGGGAAAGAGCCTTCGGGTGAGACGCTTGGACGACGGGCGCACGGTGTGGCTCTGGTACTGCACTCTGGGTCGGAGGTGGATCAAGTACGGAGACGAGGTAGACGGGGGACCACGCGTGTTGACCGTTCTTTTAATGTGGTAATGTTCTAATGTAGCttttcgttgttgttgttttttaatttcccGTGGAGGATCCAAAGGGCGTCCCCGGTCCGGTGAAGAACTCCGACATAGAGAAAAAGTTCCAGAGCAACCCGGCGAGCTCGTACACCTTCGCCATCGGTGCCGATACTTTCGAGATCAAGTTCGCAGGTGAGGAACGCTCGCTTTAAGCTTTCCCAGAATGCTTCGTGTACTTTGCGCACGTGCGGCCACCGTTTTTCCTTTCCGTCGCGGTTTAGAAATGCGACAGGTGacggcagagagaaagaggaaagtcGCACGCCGACCGCAGTACCGCCAGCAGCCGGCAGGGTGAGTCCGTCGTCTGTCGGGCGAGGTAGACAGAAAGTAAACACACGTgggctttttttgtgttttttttcccgcccGAGTGAATCGCAGATTTCGGACGTTGTCTGCTTTGCAGAGTTCCTCAGGTGGCCTCGGCCCTCCAGAATCTCGCCCTGGACACGGAGCCCCGGTGGCAGTTCGAGGGAGACCGGGGAGCGTGGCACGACTTCAAGCGCAGGGTGAGTTCTCCGTCCCTCGCGAACGTTTTCTTTTTGGGACTCGTGACTCGTGACGGCTTCCCGCAGAGCGGCACTCCGAACGAATGCTCCGTGACCAGTGACGAGATCGAGAGGAAGTTCACGCAGAACCCCGACGAAGGCATGACCTTCAAAGTGGGACGCTACTCCTACAAGCTGGACTTTCAAGGTTTATGTCTAGTTTACAAGCGGTTGTTAATTCGAGGGTGAAAGGGGTGCAGGTGGCGATGAATGCATGGTTCTGCTTAACATTTGCAAAGCAAAGTCAAGCAGCATCCTGAAACCTCTTTGGTTGTTTTTTGCAGCGATGATCCAGACTAACCTCAAGAACAAGAACGAGCGCAGGATCCGGCGTGTGCTGGTGTGAACGCTTCTCAAGAAGAAAGTCGTGCAAAACAATCATCATCTTACAATCAATCTTCAGTTTGTGTTTGAGGAATACTTGTACTGTTGTTTCTACAATGGCATTTTTATGGAAtagtttgtattgtttttatattatcaaaatgtaataaaaataatatatatgtatatgagaGGAGATGACGCTACAGTGAAGGTTGTTTTCTGTCTTGAACACAGTTGCCAAGAGACACAAAAGTTTACCAACCTTCACCGaaattacattacgtgtcatttagcttttatccaaagcgacttacaataagtgcatttcaaccatagggtaaaaactcaggagaacaagaaacaagaaagtgcaatttcctcaaataagccaatttacaatttgctatagatgagtgacgttacaagtacaatttaagtgctacaatttgttagtctttagtcgaagtagagtctgaagaggtgtgtctttagtttgcggcggaagatgtgaaggctctctgcggtcctggtgtcttcagagagctcgttccaccatttcggagcaaggacagcgaagagtcgagatctagtcgagtgttttgctctcagtgagggaggaacgagtagttttgcagatgcagagcggagagtgcgggtcgggatgttgtcgggtttcaccatgtcctggatgtaagctggacccgatccgtTCACAGAAATGCTGCTTGAGACAAACCTGCACACAATTTGTTTTgccctttatatatatatatatatatatatatttgtatatagataggtatgtgtgtatatctatatcGTGAAGCTTATTAAAGcttattaaaagaataaaagaaaaagcaagaatctaaaatataaacattttctGTTTAACACATAATTTATAGTTTTTGATGTCTTCAATATTTATTTGCAAagtagaaaaataaagaaaataaaaaccaataaTGAGACgttgtgtccaaacctttgttTATACATGTTACCTTAGAGAGAATTAGACCTTCAGGGTTCGCCATTTACAAGCCACGCCTTGCTTCCCTGAAACGAAAGTGAAACGAGAGCTTCTCTTAAAAATGAAACTAGTGGGAGTTTAAATGgagctgtaccttttttttaatgcagtggGTTTTACGCTCCCCTCACCTATTATAAGCTAATCATTGGGCTGAAGTGTACTTTCTGCCCAGCATGGTGAGTCCACTTCACAGAACCCCTTCGGACTGAATCCCAGTCGTGTGTTCAGCCTTTGTATTCTTTGCCTGCAGGAACGCGAGGAGCAGACGGGCCGTCGGCAGGAGACTCCAGGTCTTTCTGATACTTTAGTTCCTGTTATTAGAATgactttgtttcatttgtatGTGTGCCACACAACAAATTCATACGTAAATATAAAATTGCCAAATACTGTTCCATATTCTGCTTCACAGTCAATGGGAAACATTATGAGTGGCAGCTGTCAGATGGACATCAGTGGCTGCCGATTGACCACGACCACGTGATCGAGACCCACTACTGCCAACCTGGAGCTAAAGGAATCACCATCAACTTCATCCACACGtcagtgctgctgctgaagagaaaagggggaatttAACTTTTGATTGAAAGTTTGTCTCGAGGTtcaggtgttttattttgaaagcaaacACCAAGGAAATGGGATACATGTTTTAAACCAGAGTGGATTTTAGACTAACAGTAAAGCACCACACTGATGAAATAGTCGGACAGATGTGTTTGGTGCAAACCAAAGGTCACATTTAAAGGAGTGTAATCAAAGTTAACGGTCGCGCGTGCGTCTCCACAGGAAGGTCTTCATAGACTTCAATACGCTGCAGACTCAAACCGCCGGTCTGAGGGTCCAGAGGCTGAGCCTCCTCCCCCGGGGCCACACCGAGGACGTGGGCTGGTACTTCAGAGATGACCAGCTGTGGCGTGAATACGGATCCCGGCAGGCGAGGAACAACCTCCAACGTCGACCCTGAATGTCTCTCGCGTTTTCACGCCCAGAatgaccttcctcctcctcctcctcagacttCCAGCAGGCCGCCGTCGATCAGCAGCGGGGAGATCGAGCGCCAGTTCGCTCTGAACCCTCGAGGAACCGTCAGCTTCACAGTGGGCTCGGCGGGCTACTCCCTCGActtctcaggtgtgtgtgtgagacgcgtCGCTTTTCGATGAATGCGTCGCCCTGAATCCAagtgatggtgttttttttgttgttttttaactctGCAGCCATGGCACAAACAAACCGCATCACGGGCCTGCGCAGGAATGTACGCAGACGTCCGAAGTTCCCCTCCAACGCAGAGAGGTGAGACTTTCCATCTGCAGGAGGCTTGACTCAGTCCAGAAGGTTCATTCAGGCCATAATTATGAATGGGTATTTTTTTCCTTGCAGCTTTGACTCCACCTCAGCTTCCTCCTCCCAGCCCCCTGATGGAGGCTACACGTGGGAGTTCATGGGCGATGAGGGGAAATGGACAAAATACGAAGCAAACGTAAGGGCATTTTGTCCTAGTGAATGACCTCACGGGGCTCATCCGTGGGGGGTCAAAGAGAAACTCTGTACTTTGTGCATTGCTGCAGATGTGTACGTTGGACAGCGGCGCCATCGAGAGACGATACCAGCTGAACCCACAAGGCCAGCTGCACTTCAACACCGAGAGACACTCGTACACGCTGGACTTTGCAAGTAAGGAAACGCGCACAGCCGCAAAGCCGTTTCTCCGCTCAAAACCAAGTGGCTGCGTTTTAAACTCTGATGGCTGATTGTAGGAATGCGTCAAGTCAACGACACCTTGGGGACGGCGAGGGCGGCGAGGAGGACTGCCGACTGCGGGGGTCAACGGAGCGGCAGGTCAAAGAGCTCGCCGCGAAGGATCATTGAAAACCCAAAAATAAATCCCGTGATGAAAAACCCCATCTGCAAGGAAATTTACATTTcgactcatttattttttttatcctgatCTTCGGTTCCAGCACACCGCCACGATGGCAGTTCCAAGACATCGGTGGAGTTTGGAGAGATTATTCCAAAGGAAGCAACATTTCCAGCCAGGACCTCGAGCTCCAGTACCAACAGAACCCATCCGGCAGCGTGAACTTCACCACAAGGAACTTCCGCTATGAGCTCAACTTCTCAGGTGAGCAGCAAACAGCTACAGTTGTgctcaaagtaaaaaaatcatGTTTGTATACCTGTCCAGATTTACACAAAATGGCTCTTTTGCAGCCATGAGTCAGAAGAACTTGTTCACAAGCACCACCAGATCAGTGCGACGACTTACCCAGTGACTGTGGGAGGTCGGAGGTCAACGTCGACCCTCACACCGGCCTGGATGTCTCTCAAAACTGGGGCCAGTACCGTTTCTCACAAGCTCCCtcgtctctttttctttttgattgacCTCATGCAGTTTTATTTGACACACGTAATTATTTTACTGCACTTTGTGTGCCAAACTGTTTTCCCCGTAGCAGTGGGGTCCATGGCGTCGGTGATATTTAATCATAAGGAGTAGGCTGGGTGTTAATATAGACAGTGGCCGACATTTAAATCTTTAGACAAATCTGCAGTCGCCGAGTGaaattgtgggtaatgtagtcaTCTGGTTTAGACAAAGGAGAGGAATGCATGCGGCTAACTAGGATGAAGACTCTGGTTTTGCACCTTTAACTACAATACCTCGTTTTAAAATGTCACTATGTCCAACTGAGCGAGTCCTGAAGACGAGATGTTTACCAATGTTTCAGAAATCCTATTTTAATGCATCTTAGAATGTTGCTTGTAACGTTTCCCATTTGACAAGATACCACTTAACTTAAAACCAAAGGGACGTTAACTTTGAGGTTTCATTTAATGAACTGTGCACGTTAAAATGTTCACTCACACTGCCATGTAATCGTTTATTTGCTTAATTAAAGTGACATACTCTGACGTTGTGTACTTTCCTTTGATATGTACAGGTTTTCAGTGATCGACTCAACACATAAAACACGGGGCCACACTACACGTATGCTGACAGTGCTCGTACAAATAATCTCGTCGAAGAATAAGCTCTAGTTTTCCGCAAGATGTGCGAATCGCGCTGCACGGATCACATCCGCTTTGTGATGACGTCCAAACGGCTCATTTGATCCGCACatccaggtaaaaaaaaagtctgcgtTAATGTTCGGCAGTTTAGAAAATCTAACTACCGTTGAGATGAAGTAAAAGGACACATCGATGCCGCACCCTTAACCCCGAGGGAGGATTATTGCACACAACTCATCAAAGGCCTCGTAACCGTTATCCTGAGgacatcaaaaataaaataaaatccaaggCCCTCAAGGAGAAATCCATCTTTAAATACCGGTAACTATATTTACACTTCATAATCATGTCTCCAGCACACAGCTGAAAAGGGCTGGCATCAAAATATATTGTGTTAAACTTCATCATTTCACAAATTGGTCAACAGAAATGGTGCCAGGGAgctttttcagaatttttttttaaataaatgtgaaaaattCAGTTGTATGTGAAGTTAAAACTGTGTGGAATCACTTTTGGAAAAAAGATGCTAAAAATGGTAAGTTTAGATCTTTTGTGGTCAAGTACACTAACACGCAATAAATCTGTGAAGTTAATGCCGGACAGCTGATTAAAAGGGGAAATATTATCCCTGGAGTAACAGATGGGATGTCTGGTCCTACACTTGCACCCCTGTAAGGCACGTGCTCCTCGTCAGGAGGCCACTGCTGTAATAACTACTTCACAAACCCTGTTCCACTGTAAGACACTGATTCAAAACGCATTCACAGAACTCCACACAACGATTATTaagtttccaaaaaaaaaaaatgaaatgctcGTCAACGCAGTTTGATCAGACGTAAATAAATCTTCCCTTTTTACACGTTTGCTttgatgtaaaaaataaagcaaaaaaaaaaagtgcaaccGTAGCAGCTTCAGAACCTGACGATACGGCAatgaaaagatttaaaaaaaaaaaaaagacaaccaggTTTGCAGAAATGGAAGTTTTCTGGTGCTGTGAAACCACGGCGACTGACTGCAGCCCTCTTTAGAAAATATTCCCCACTGAGGAGCCTCCTGGATGCAGATCAGAGGCCTGTCACTGCTACACTTCAAGCTACCTTCTCAAAGGGATTAGACCTTTTTTAAGCCAACTCTCTGATCCCTTTAGACATGCAGcaaatcctaaaaaaaaaaagtctggagAGGTCGTACAGATACAGAAGCCTCAAACTGGGCAGGTGTGCAGCCCAtttgacccccccaccccccactgtGAGGGGCGATTCTGATGCAACTGGTTCAGGAAGAGAAATGCAATCGATACCTCGTGACATGGACAAAAAACCTTACGGAAAATACAGAGTCGGGATTAATCTCAACCCACAACATCCCCAAGAATGTCAAGTACAAAATAGTAGGAAACCCATCAGCATTCAGAGAACACAGCATAGAACACAGCGTCTCGTAGGAATGGAATTCAGGCGCGGGGTTAATATGCCAGCTGAAAGGAGAGTTTATACCAGGTCTTGTTAAAAACACAGACGGACGAGAGCCTCGGAAGGATTGGAAACCTTCACATTCAACCAGTGTCTCGGTCCGGGAGAATTCCAAGGCTCTTCTGCCCTAAAGTCCCTAAAAGAATATACTTAACCCGGAAtcttcatatttatttgtttaaaatacTAGCCAAACAAGTCTTTGAGGTCGTTGTTGACGGATGCGCTGTGTTTAATTCCACTTTGGTTCAGGTTAGCGGGTTGAGAAAAGTTCTGCGGGCTGAAAAAGGGGTTTGCTTGCATCCCGAAGCCGCTGGGGACTCCGCCCATGGCCCCCGCCGCGCCCTGCACCTGAGTCTGAGCGTTCTGGGCCGAACCGAACTGATTTAGCCAAGGGGCGTTGGCGGCGCCGGGTCCGGGTCCGGCCTTCGGACCCATTTGGTTTAGGGTGACTTTGGTCTGGttgggggtaaaaaggctgTCCAGGGCCGACAAGTCGGGGGCCTTGTTCGTCTGCCCGATGGGTCCTTGACTCTGCGGGAGGGCTCCGAAGTTCGGGGTGCTGGTGGCGGTGGCCATTCCCCCGTAGAGGCCGGGGCCGGTGGGCCGCATGCCCATAGCGCCCGCCTGGAAGCCCATGGGTGCGTTGAAGCCGTTTGAGACGGGCCCCCCCATCGAGCCCATCATCGGGCCGGCGGAGGGGAAGGTGGAGATGGCGGCGGCGCCGTGCGCCGGAGCTGGTCGTGCCGTGTTGGCCAAGGACATGGCGCTCAGGGACGTCATGCTGTTGAGCAGGCTGCTCGTCAGATCCTTCGTCTGCAACAGAAACCCACGGGTCAGGACGGGAGGGGGCGCGAGCGTGCGTTGGGGTCCACAGCAGGTTACAGGAGTTACCTTTGCGTTGCTGTTGTGGGCTGGTTTGATGCTCTGTGGGGCCAGTGGCTGCTGGTTCCTCAGCTTGGCcgcctgctcctgctccttggCCAATCGCTGCTTCTCCTCTAAGGTCAGGGACATCTagggaggagcagggagagagagagagagagagaggggggggggggggggggggattgaacaAAACAGCACTTAGTGTGTGCTTAATGGACAGCGGTAAGGATTTATGTGAATGAGATTTCTTTCCCTACTCTATTAGGCTGCGGGGCTGGCGCCGCTGCAGAGCCGTTCTCCCTCCCGCTAGCGCCCGCGCTGCCAAAGATATCATCGAtctgaaagaaggaaaaattccTAAATGTTTATTGCTGCAAAGAGAACGAAACATAACTCTTTAATTTCCAATTTTCTAAGGCCAAAGTTAACGTGTATGTATAAGCTAAAATGACTGTCACACAGCGGACCGCTCacctgtttgctgctgctgggtGGGCTCGTGGTCGTCTCCGATTGGCTCCCCGGGTTTGAGATGTTTATACTCCTGTTAGAAGGAACAAAATCAGCAAGTGAAAAGGAATGAGACGATTTCATTTAAGCCCGGTTAGTCATCTATCATATTCATCTGCCTGTTCTTCAATGCTTAGATGTAGCAAATTTGTACAACATTCCCATTAACAAGAAGCATTCTATATTTCGTCACTGAGAGAATCGGGTGATTTAGATGTAACGGccacctctgctgctcctgcatgCTGTGCAGCTGCTCCAACTTGGTCTTGTGCTCAGCCTCCATGCGACTCAGCATGTCCCGAATCACCGCCATAAACGAGTTGAACTGAAACGTGCAATATATCAAATACTGGATGAGAGGGAACCAAACCAAGAGGAATCGCAATGACTAGAACTACGAGTtaatcacaaaacaaaagaaagggtAAGTAAATGTCA
This window contains:
- the LOC120817668 gene encoding uncharacterized protein LOC120817668 isoform X3, translating into MAAAYCSDSGEEYSSGESGELDSDGSSDEKTDFQLHGKKPCKFYNGRGCKDGDRCSYLHFCKYALTGGCRRGSQCKLNHPGAARESSSDRSTSAAPKLTDGRCFQWQLNDGNGWLEVANDHILEAQYSLPHTQSIKIFNTSYGAVSIDFNRMRVSGKSLRVRRLDDGRTVWLWYCTLGRRWIKYGDEDPKGVPGPVKNSDIEKKFQSNPASSYTFAIGADTFEIKFAEMRQVTAERKRKVARRPQYRQQPAGVPQVASALQNLALDTEPRWQFEGDRGAWHDFKRRR
- the LOC120817668 gene encoding uncharacterized protein LOC120817668 isoform X1, which translates into the protein MAAAYCSDSGEEYSSGESGELDSDGSSDEKTDFQLHGKKPCKFYNGRGCKDGDRCSYLHFCKYALTGGCRRGSQCKLNHPGAARESSSDRSTSAAPKLTDGRCFQWQLNDGNGWLEVANDHILEAQYSLPHTQSIKIFNTSYGAVSIDFNRMRVSGKSLRVRRLDDGRTVWLWYCTLGRRWIKYGDEDPKGVPGPVKNSDIEKKFQSNPASSYTFAIGADTFEIKFAEMRQVTAERKRKVARRPQYRQQPAGVPQVASALQNLALDTEPRWQFEGDRGAWHDFKRRSGTPNECSVTSDEIERKFTQNPDEGMTFKVGRYSYKLDFQAMIQTNLKNKNERRIRRVLV
- the LOC120817668 gene encoding uncharacterized protein LOC120817668 isoform X2, giving the protein MKKLIFSDKMHDTSVHSSPVTGAILHTPIFQLHGKKPCKFYNGRGCKDGDRCSYLHFCKYALTGGCRRGSQCKLNHPGAARESSSDRSTSAAPKLTDGRCFQWQLNDGNGWLEVANDHILEAQYSLPHTQSIKIFNTSYGAVSIDFNRMRVSGKSLRVRRLDDGRTVWLWYCTLGRRWIKYGDEDPKGVPGPVKNSDIEKKFQSNPASSYTFAIGADTFEIKFAEMRQVTAERKRKVARRPQYRQQPAGVPQVASALQNLALDTEPRWQFEGDRGAWHDFKRRSGTPNECSVTSDEIERKFTQNPDEGMTFKVGRYSYKLDFQAMIQTNLKNKNERRIRRVLV
- the LOC120817669 gene encoding uncharacterized protein LOC120817669, whose translation is MEREEQTGRRQETPVNGKHYEWQLSDGHQWLPIDHDHVIETHYCQPGAKGITINFIHTKVFIDFNTLQTQTAGLRVQRLSLLPRGHTEDVGWYFRDDQLWREYGSRQTSSRPPSISSGEIERQFALNPRGTVSFTVGSAGYSLDFSAMAQTNRITGLRRNVRRRPKFPSNAESFDSTSASSSQPPDGGYTWEFMGDEGKWTKYEANMCTLDSGAIERRYQLNPQGQLHFNTERHSYTLDFARMRQVNDTLGTARAARRTADCGGQRSGSTPPRWQFQDIGGVWRDYSKGSNISSQDLELQYQQNPSGSVNFTTRNFRYELNFSAMSQKNLFTSTTRSVRRLTQ